Below is a genomic region from Populus trichocarpa isolate Nisqually-1 chromosome 15, P.trichocarpa_v4.1, whole genome shotgun sequence.
GCCCTTCTTGTGcacagttttgtttttcatgagaTCAGAACAAGCCTCCAAACCAGTAGCATTGCCACAGAGGTTGGTGTTGTTGCGAATTGCTTCAAATGGTGCCTCGCGAAAGGCTTTGATGTCAGGAATGGGACCCTCTAACTTGTTAAAGGATACATCCACTTTAGTGAGGCCTTGCAGTCTACTAAAACTGGCTGGAATGAGACCAGACAGCATATTATGGGAGAGGTTTAATTCCTCTAGCCGCTGCAGCTGTCCAAGCTCCGGTGCTATACCTCCCATCAGGGAATTCCAACTGAGATCAAGACTTTGAAGAGACTGTAAAGACCCCATCTCAGCAGGAATAATCCCTGCGAAGCTATTCTTGCTCATATTCAAGAATATCAGTTTTGAGCACTTGCCAAGCTGTTTAAGAATTGTTGCGCTAAAATTGTTCGCGGCCAGGCCAAGCCTTTCGAGATCAGATAGCGATGCGACATCGAAAGGAATATCACCTGATAGTTTGTTATCGTTGAGTTCAAGTTCAATCAACTTTAAATTTCCCAATTCTTTTGGAATTCTCCCAACTAGTTGATTTGACGAGAGGTCAAGAGCTTGTAAATGAGTTGCCTTTCCAAGAGCTGCTGGTATTTCTCCAGAAATCTTGTTTCCAGAAATCTTGAAGGTTGTCAGATTGTTAAACTGCTCCCATTTCAATGAAAGTTCACCATGCAATTCATTATCACTCAAATCCATGTAGTACACATGAGGATGTGTGCCAAAAGCTTCAGAAATGTTTCCACTAAGTTGGTTTCTCTCAAGTCTGAGTCTCAACAAGCTGCTGCAATTTCTCAAGCTTTTTGGGATAGCTCCCGTGAAATAATTGTCCAACGCCGCAAAATGTGAAAGTAATCCACCAAGGCACACATCTCGTGGTAGATTTCCAGACAATCTATTAGAATATATATGTAACCAATACAAATGTGTAAGGTTGTTCATTTCTGGAGGAATAGGACCAAAAAGACTGTTTTTCGCAAGGTGAAGTTCAGATAAGCTTCTTAAATTGCCTAGAGATGCTGGTATTGTACCAGTTAGATTATTAGATGACAAATTTAAAGTAGTCAGGTTTCCTAAGTTTCCTAAAGATGCTGGTATTGCACCAGTTAGATTATTAGATGACAAAAGTAAACTGGTGAGAGATCTCATGTTTCCTATGGAAGCAGGGATTGGACCTTCAAAATTATTTCCGGACAAGTGAAGGGCAGATAGATGTTCAAGCATTCCTACTTCCCTAGGTATGAAACCAGAGAGTTCGTTGCCATGAAGGTAAAGATACGACAAGTTGCTTAAGTTTCCTATGGACGTAGGAAGACCACCACTAAGGTTGTTTTTTGACAAATCAAGCAAATCAAGAGATACCAATTTTCCAACTTCTGGTGGTATGTTGCCAGAAATGCTATTTGAAGacaaatcaagtttgataaggTTACCTATACGTGAAGGAATGGACCCATAGAGCGAGTTGTTGCGAAGGATAAGCACAGTCAAGTTAGGAAAGGAAGGGAATCTGAGACTATTTAGGGTACCTCTCAAACTAGAATTAGGAAGACTTATGTTGGTGACGCTACCAGACTTGTCGCAACTGATTCCGACCCAGTTGCAAGGGCTGTCTCCAGCCCAAGAAGACAGGAGAGACTGGCTTCGGTTGTCAAGACTGACTTTCCATTCTAGAAGAGCTTCTGCTTCCTTCCTTCCATTTGCTACTTCAGCTCCAGTAGCCGAGTAAGCAAAAGAAGTAAAGAAGGTAGCATAAGCAAGTAAGGAACAAAACAACGAAGGTATGGATAAGAGCAAGATATGGGAAGCCATGGCCTTGGTGGTTTACTTTCTTAAGGAGGATGTATAAAATGATTAGCCCTGCATACGTGTATATCTATGGGAGCCATAAGATGAAATACCGGCCCTTTGCGCAGGAATTCATTTGTCTTGGTCATGATCGAAAATTTCTGAAGAAGATAGACAGTTGCGTCTTAATTGGATGTCTTCGGGTTTCCCGTGAAATTTCGAGTGTGGAACAACATTGGAATGACATATTGAAATTTCGAGTGTGGTTTATGTTTTCGTTATTTCCTTGTTCCTTTCATTGGTCTCTTACCAATCAAATGAATCCACTTTGAAAAGTTACCGCTAGTAGAAAGAATATTGGAATGACATTTACATGGTTAGCCTTCAGACGATAGCCATATTTCGAAGGCAGTAAACTTGATCATAGACAAGGAAAGTagttcttaagaaaataaatatttttctttattttttattctatttaagaatttatttatttg
It encodes:
- the LOC18110403 gene encoding MDIS1-interacting receptor like kinase 2 isoform X15, which encodes MASHILLLSIPSLFCSLLAYATFFTSFAYSATGAEVANGRKEAEALLEWKVSLDNRSQSLLSSWAGDSPCNWVGISCDKSGSVTNISLPNSSLRGTLNSLRFPSFPNLTVLILRNNSLYGSIPSRIGNLIKLDLSSNSISGNIPPEVGKLVSLDLLDLSKNNLSGGLPTSIGNLSNLSYLYLHGNELSGFIPREVGMLEHLSALHLSGNNFEGPIPASIGNMRSLTSLLLSSNNLTGAIPASLGNLGNLTTLNLSSNNLTGTIPASLGNLRSLSELHLAKNSLFGPIPPEMNNLTHLYWLHIYSNRLSGNLPRDVCLGGLLSHFAALDNYFTGAIPKSLRNCSSLLRLRLERNQLSGNISEAFGTHPHVYYMDLSDNELHGELSLKWEQFNNLTTFKISGNKISGEIPAALGKATHLQALDLSSNQLVGRIPKELGNLKLIELELNDNKLSGDIPFDVASLSDLERLGLAANNFSATILKQLGKCSKLIFLNMSKNSFAGIIPAEMGSLQSLQSLDLSWNSLMGGIAPELGQLQRLEFLNLSHNMLSGLIPTSFSRLQGLTKVDVSYNKLEGPIPDIKAFREAPFEAIRNNTNLCGNATGLEACSALMKNKTVHKKGPKVVFLTVFSLLGSLLGLIVGFLIFFQSRRKKRLVETPQRDVTARWCPGGDLRYEDIIEATEEFDSKYCIGTGGYGVVYKAVLPSEQVLAVKKFHQTPEVEMSSLKAFRSEIDVLMGIRHRNIVKLYGFCSHAKHSFLVYEFVERGSLRKVLNEEEQSAKMDWDKRMNLIKGVANALSYMHHDCSPPIIHRDISSNNVLLDSEYEAHVSDFGTARLLMPDSSNWTSFAGTFGYTAPELAYTMKVDEKCDVYSFGVLTLEVMMGKHPGDFISSLMLSASTSSSSPIGHNTVLKDVLDQRLPPPENELADGVAHVAKLAFACLQTDPHYRPTMRQVSTELTTRWPPLPKLFSTMELEDIMVHRNDIG
- the LOC18110403 gene encoding MDIS1-interacting receptor like kinase 2 isoform X22; translation: MASHILLLSIPSLFCSLLAYATFFTSFAYSATGAEVANGRKEAEALLEWKVSLDNRSQSLLSSWAGDSPCNWVGISCDKSGSVTNISLPNSSLRGTLNSLRFPSFPNLTVLILRNNSLYGSIPSRIGNLIKLDLSSNSISGNIPPEVGKLVSLDLLDLSKNNLSGGLPTSIGNLSNLSYLYLHGNELSGFIPREVGMLEHLSALHLSGNNFEGPIPASIGNMRSLTSLLLSSNNLTGAIPASLGNLGNLTTLNLSSNNLTGTIPASLGNLRSLSELHLAKNSLFGPIPPEMNNLTHLYWLHIYSNRLSGNLPRDVCLGGLLSHFAALDNYFTGAIPKSLRNCSSLLRLRLERNQLSGNISEAFGTHPHVYYMDLSDNELHGELSLKWEQFNNLTTFKISGNKISGEIPAALGKATHLQALDLSSNQLVGRIPKELGNLKLIELELNDNKLSGDIPFDVASLSDLERLGLAANNFSATILKQLGKCSKLIFLNMSKNSFAGIIPAEMGSLQSLQSLDLSWNSLMGGIAPELGQLQRLEELNLSHNMLSGLIPTSFSRLQSLTKVDVSYNKLEGPIPDIKAFREAPFEAIRNNTNLCGNATGLEACSALMKNKTVHKKGPKVVFLTVFSLLGSLLGLIVGFLIFFQSRRKKRLVETPQRDVTARWCPGGDLRYEDIIEATEEFDSKYCIGTGGYGVVYKAVLPSEQVLAVKKFHQTPEVEMSSLKAFRSEIDVLMGIRHRNIVKLYGFCSHAKHSFLVYEFVERGSLRKVLNEEEQSAKMDWDKRMNLIKGVANALSYMHHDCSPPIIHRDISSNNVLLDSEYEAHVSDFGTARLLMPDSSNWTSFAGTFGYTAPELAYTMKVDEKCDVYSFGVLTLEVMMGKHPGDFISSLMLSASTSSSSPIGHNTVLKDVLDQRLPPPENELADGVAHVAKLAFACLQTDPHYRPTMRQVSTELTTRWPPLPKLFSTMELEDIMVHRNDIG
- the LOC18110403 gene encoding MDIS1-interacting receptor like kinase 2 isoform X6, with the translated sequence MASHILLLSIPSLFCSLLAYATFFTSFAYSATGAEVANGRKEAEALLEWKVSLDNRSQSLLSSWAGDSPCNWVGISCDKSGSVTNISLPNSSLRGTLNSLRFPSFPNLTVLILRNNSLYGSIPSRIGNLIKLDLSSNSISGNIPPEVGKLVSLDLLDLSKNNLSGGLPTSIGNLSNLSYLYLHGNELSGFIPREVGMLEHLSALHLSGNNFEGPIPASIGNMRSLTSLLLSSNNLTGAIPASLGNLGNLTTLNLSSNNLTGTIPASLGNLRSLSELHLAKNSLFGPIPPEMNNLTHLYWLHIYSNRLSGNLPRDVCLGGLLSHFAALDNYFTGAIPKSLRNCSSLLRLRLERNQLSGNISEAFGTHPHVYYMDLSDNELHGELSLKWEQFNNLTTFKISGNKISGEIPAALGKATHLQALDLSSNQLVGRIPKELGNLKLIELELNDNKLSGDIPFDVASLSDLERLGLAANNFSATILKQLGKCSKLIFLNMSKNSFAGIIPAEMGSLQSLQSLDLSWNSLMGGIAPELGQLQRLEFLNLSHNMLSGLIPASFSRLQGLTKVDVSYNKLEGPISDIKAFREAPFEAIRNNTNLCGNATGLEACSALMKNKTVHKKGPKVVFLTVFSLLGSLLGLIVGFLIFFQSRRKKRLVETPQRDVTARWCPGGDLRYEDIIEATEEFDSKYCIGTGGYGVVYKAVLPSEQVLAVKKFHQTPEVEMSSLKAFRSEIDVLMGIRHRNIVKLYGFCSHAKHSFLVYEFVERGSLRKVLNEEEQSAKMDWDKRMNLIKGVANALSYMHHDCSPPIIHRDISSNNVLLDSEYEAHVSDFGTARLLMPDSSNWTSFAGTFGYTAPELAYTMKVDEKCDVYSFGVLTLEVMMGKHPGDFISSLMLSASTSSSSPIGHNTVLKDVLDQRLPPPENELADGVAHVAKLAFACLQTDPHYRPTMRQVSTELTTRWPPLPKLFSTMELEDIMVHRNDIG
- the LOC18110403 gene encoding MDIS1-interacting receptor like kinase 2 isoform X18; protein product: MASHILLLSIPSLFCSLLAYATFFTSFAYSATGAEVANGRKEAEALLEWKVSLDNRSQSLLSSWAGDSPCNWVGISCDKSGSVTNISLPNSSLRGTLNSLRFPSFPNLTVLILRNNSLYGSIPSRIGNLIKLDLSSNSISGNIPPEVGKLVSLDLLDLSKNNLSGGLPTSIGNLSNLSYLYLHGNELSGFIPREVGMLEHLSALHLSGNNFEGPIPASIGNMRSLTSLLLSSNNLTGAIPASLGNLGNLTTLNLSSNNLTGTIPASLGNLRSLSELHLAKNSLFGPIPPEMNNLTHLYWLHIYSNRLSGNLPRDVCLGGLLSHFAALDNYFTGAIPKSLRNCSSLLRLRLERNQLSGNISEAFGTHPHVYYMDLSDNELHGELSLKWEQFNNLTTFKISGNKISGEIPAALGKATHLQALDLSSNQLVGRIPKELGNLKLIELELNDNKLSGDIPFDVASLSDLERLGLAANNFSATILKQLGKCSKLIFLNMSKNSFAGIIPAEMGSLQSLQSLDLSWNSLMGGIAPELGQLQRLEELNLSHNMLSGLIPTSFSRLQGLTKVDVSYNKLEGPIPDIKAFREAPFEAIRNNTNLCGNATGLEACSALMKNKTVHKKGPKVVFLTVFSLLGSLLGLIVGFLIFFQSRRKKRLVETPQRDVTARWCPGGDLRYEDIIEATEEFDSKYCIGTGGYGVVYKAVLPSEQVLAVKKFHQTPEVEMSSLKAFRSEIDVLMGIRHRNIVKLYGFCSHAKHSFLVYEFVERGSLRKVLNEEEQSAKMDWDKRMNLIKGVANALSYMHHDCSPPIIHRDISSNNVLLDSEYEAHVSDFGTARLLMPDSSNWTSFAGTFGYTAPELAYTMKVDEKCDVYSFGVLTLEVMMGKHPGDFISSLMLSASTSSSSPIGHNTVLKDVLDQRLPPPENELADGVAHVAKLAFACLQTDPHYRPTMRQVSTELTTRWPPLPKLFSTMELEDIMVHRNDIG
- the LOC18110403 gene encoding MDIS1-interacting receptor like kinase 2 isoform X19, with the translated sequence MASHILLLSIPSLFCSLLAYATFFTSFAYSATGAEVANGRKEAEALLEWKVSLDNRSQSLLSSWAGDSPCNWVGISCDKSGSVTNISLPNSSLRGTLNSLRFPSFPNLTVLILRNNSLYGSIPSRIGNLIKLDLSSNSISGNIPPEVGKLVSLDLLDLSKNNLSGGLPTSIGNLSNLSYLYLHGNELSGFIPREVGMLEHLSALHLSGNNFEGPIPASIGNMRSLTSLLLSSNNLTGAIPASLGNLGNLTTLNLSSNNLTGTIPASLGNLRSLSELHLAKNSLFGPIPPEMNNLTHLYWLHIYSNRLSGNLPRDVCLGGLLSHFAALDNYFTGAIPKSLRNCSSLLRLRLERNQLSGNISEAFGTHPHVYYMDLSDNELHGELSLKWEQFNNLTTFKISGNKISGEIPAALGKATHLQALDLSSNQLVGRIPKELGNLKLIELELNDNKLSGDIPFDVASLSDLERLGLAANNFSATILKQLGKCSKLIFLNMSKNSFAGIIPAEMGSLQSLQSLDLSWNSLMGGIAPELGQLQRLEFLNLSHNMLSGLIPTSFSRLQSLTKVDVSYNKLEGPIPDIKAFREAPFEAIRNNTNLCGNATGLEACSALMKNKTVHKKGPKVVFLTVFSLLGSLLGLIVGFLIFFQSRRKKRLVETPQRDVTARWCPGGDLRYEDIIEATEEFDSKYCIGTGGYGVVYKAVLPSEQVLAVKKFHQTPEVEMSSLKAFRSEIDVLMGIRHRNIVKLYGFCSHAKHSFLVYEFVERGSLRKVLNEEEQSAKMDWDKRMNLIKGVANALSYMHHDCSPPIIHRDISSNNVLLDSEYEAHVSDFGTARLLMPDSSNWTSFAGTFGYTAPELAYTMKVDEKCDVYSFGVLTLEVMMGKHPGDFISSLMLSASTSSSSPIGHNTVLKDVLDQRLPPPENELADGVAHVAKLAFACLQTDPHYRPTMRQVSTELTTRWPPLPKLFSTMELEDIMVHRNDIG